A window of Oncorhynchus keta strain PuntledgeMale-10-30-2019 chromosome 27, Oket_V2, whole genome shotgun sequence contains these coding sequences:
- the LOC118360118 gene encoding tachykinin-3, which produces MKNGLLLVALFLVMKLRSSQSSCEEPAAGALRSTADSEDTPGLENLKRTILKRYNDLDYDSFVGLMGRRGADIYEVPPSPHKREMDDVFVGLMGRRNLEQGNMRPLRKEAYPETRRGGLFFNKCRLRFRRGL; this is translated from the exons ATGAAAAACGGATTGTTGCTGGTGGCTCTGTTCCTCGTCATGAAACTCCGCTCAAGCCAGTCCAGCTGCGAGGAGCCTGCTGCTGGGGCGCTCAGATCAACTGCTGACTCAGAG GATACTCCAGGTCTTGAAAACCTCAAGCGGACCATTCTGAAGAGATATAACGACCTAGATTATGACAGCTTTGTTGGGCTGATGGGTAGAAGGGGCGCTG ATATTTATGAAGTACCTCCCTCTCCACATAAAA gagagatggatgatGTCTTTGTTGGGCTTATGGGCAGAAGAAACTTGGAACAAG GCAACATGCGTCCTTTGAGAAAGGAGGCATACCCTGAGACAAGAAGAGGAGGCTTATTCTTTAATAAGTGCAGACtgag GTTTCGGCGTGGGCTGTAG